The Flavobacterium galactosidilyticum nucleotide sequence TCAATTCGTCATGATTGTGTAGGTAAAAACCACTTTCGGAATGATTGGAAAGTCGGATCAAATCTTCAACCATATAAATTAGAGAAGAACCTTCTCTTTCTAAATAAGAGGGTAACAAAGCTAAAACTACATAATTCTCTATGTTTCCATAAAACTGTGAGAAACCTTTACGGTAACTTTCTTCGTAAATTGAAGCATCAGTTACCAGATGTTTACTAGTTATTGTTCCAGTTGTTCCGCTGCTAGTAAAAGTTTCTTCAATAGCGTTAGTATTCGAAACTACGTTGTGACTTTTGAAAAATTGTATTGGCAAAAATGGAATTTGCTCTAGTGATTTCACTTTATGAGAATCTGTGTTCAAAAGTTCACAAAATTCACGATACACTATGTTGTTTTCGTACTGATAACGAAACACTTTTAAGGCAATCTTTTCAAATTGTTTTTGACTTGAAATAGCAAATATATCGGAGGTTGAAATCAAAATATTTTTTTTGCAAAAGTAATCAAAAAATGTCTTGGGTTTTTAGAAACGGATATTCTGATCGTAATTTATCCATAAAAAAAACTCTAAAATTAATTAGAGCTTTATTAATATTTTTTGGAGTATTATCGTATAATTAATTTCCGAGTAGCCGATGCTTCTTTTTCATTAATTTTTATAATGTAAACACCTGGACTCAAACTAGACACATTTAGTTCTCTTGAGCTCAATATCGTTTGTAGTACTTTCTTACCTAAAACATCAAAGATAATTATTTCTTTGTCAAAGTCATTTTTTGTAGAAATGTAAACTTTTCCATTACTCACAGGATTTGGGTACAAGTTTAAACCCTCTATTGTTGCGGTTTCTTGCGTTTTTGGTTGTTGCTTAATTTCTTGAGAACTAACGCTCATAGAAAATAAAAAAACCAATAAAGTAATAATATAAAAGTAGTTTTTTGCCATCAGATTAGTTTAAATAGTAAATA carries:
- a CDS encoding T9SS type A sorting domain-containing protein; protein product: MAKNYFYIITLLVFLFSMSVSSQEIKQQPKTQETATIEGLNLYPNPVSNGKVYISTKNDFDKEIIIFDVLGKKVLQTILSSRELNVSSLSPGVYIIKINEKEASATRKLIIR